In Oncorhynchus masou masou isolate Uvic2021 chromosome 31, UVic_Omas_1.1, whole genome shotgun sequence, the sequence ATTGggaagtaaaaataaaaaactttgtCAACACAGCTACCTCTGGTGATGCTCTTTGTCTTAGTAAAGTAGTGATGCCCCCCCTtttccctgtccctttctctcctctcctttattttCCCCTCTGTCTCCTACCCCCTCTGTCTTCTGTACCATTCTAGCAGTTCCCTGAGGTCCCTAGGACCCTAGGACCCTAGTCAGCCAGTCTGGCTGGGGCTACCCTTGGTGGTGCCTGTGCTGGTTAAGCTCCCAGTGGGCCTTCCTTGGGAAACAGCCTGTTTGTATGGAGCAGGGGGCCCTGCGCTCGCAGCCAAGGGGAAGAGGGCTCTCAATCTGTGCTGGGGCCGACCCCCTAATGCACTCTTGCCGTGCGCACTATTGAGGCCTAAGGAAGCGTGAAAAATTGCTGCCAAAACCAAAGAGCTAAGTCTCCTTGTTATACAAGGCCAATTTTCAGCACTGAccacacccctccactcctccctcagTGTGCCCCCCAcgcctctctcacacactcgacCCCCCTTGTCAGGCTTGGAGGGCTTCGTTAAAGCGAGCCCGGCCCTTTATCACATCATTTAATTAGCCATTCCACAGCAAACTGCTACCGCCGTGTCCCCCTGTTGCTTGCTGccgccctcctccctcctcctgtctctccccaatCCCCCACTAcaaccctcctcctttccctctgctGACTGCCCCCTCCCCACCAGTCCCCCCAGTCCTCTCCGGTCCTCTCTTTATCCTAGGTAATTAGCCGGAGGGCTTGGCGCTGGTCTGGCCGGCATAAAGGGGATGGGAAGATGAGAAGATGGGAAGCTGTGTTTGCTGggttcccctgtcctctcctggaCTCCCTGCTCCCTGTCAGGGGGGCTGCCGCTGGACAatagcagggtctacagtagccagccCAGGTCAGCCCAGGTCCCCTACTGCTAACTGGTTCCTAGTCATTAGCAAGCTAGACAGCTACTGCATGATAACTAGAGAGGTTACAGGGTTTAGCGCTAGAGGGTAAATTATACTGCTGTGAGTTCTTATACAACTCTACCATAACACACTTAATAATAACAtcatttcaaatacattttttcttCTTTAATCTTAATTTAGAATAAAAAGTGTTATTTTCTTAGAAGCTCCATGCTTTGCCTCAATGTATATCCATATCTCTAACGCAGAAACAATCATTGACAAGATAATTAGGGTTAATTGGCACAAACGGAAAAAAACATGAATCAAAGTATGCTTTGAATCAAATTCTCTTTGAGAAAACCAATTTTCTTTAGATGGAGAAGACGCTACAAAGATGGAGGTTAGTAAACAAAGACTTGTTATCACATTGTAATGACATATGTGATGGATTGATAAGAATGAGGCACACAATCCTGGGAATTCTGCACGCTGGATCGACGCCCCCTAGTGACCACTATAAGAGCAAGTACCCTATCACAAACACAAATCAGTCTGTCTATCCACTGTATACAGACCATAGTTACAACAATCTAAGTTTGGAAATGACAAAAGACAATACAAATGATACTTATCAAATAGCCACAACACAAAAATATTGTATTATAAGTATGCGTCAAAAGGTGAAGTATTGAACACTATTCCAAAATATGTTACATTTGATTGACCAAGCATAAAGCACATCTAAAAACTGCTAATCGGGTATTAATGACAAGTGACTGTGTTGATAGTAAGATAATGTCAGTGGCATCAACATTCGTTTATAAAGGCCTGATTACGCATCAGTAGGCCTACAAATTACATCAGTTTCCCATATCAGTTGCATTATTGACAGCTACATATATTCAACTGAAACCAACGTTTGAGGCTCAAGCATCCATGATACTCTAATCACTGCGGTTAGTCAGCATGATAAAGGTTACGTTTAGTAAGGCTACCCATGACCATTTAAAGCTTTAATTGCGCGCTTATTTTGTGACCCCAAAGTTCAAACAGCGAATTCCTGTGTGCAGACAGAGGTCCTCATGAACAAAGGTGGAATGTGACGCTCGTTTTCAGTTAGACCCCTCATACATGCTACTAAACGTTTCCCACCCTTCTCTCGGGAATGTTATAAACTGGGAAACACTTCAGTACTTCAATTAAATATTGACAGCGTATTGACCATATTAACTCGAGAGCGTTGCAGCAAGATAGTCATTGCGCACAAGTTCCCGAAATATGAGGAGAGACATGCAGATTGCAATGTGAGGAGCCTGCTTATTACTGTTTTATTTGGGGTAGAAAGCAAAATATGTGGCTACATCACAGTTTAGGATATATTGTGTCTCTCGATGATAAATCAGTTTCTTTAGGACCCTGTGGATAGTCTGATTGTGGCCGATATTTTTCGCGTTCTGTGGGGAAAGGGGGCCGAGGGGTGCTGTCAATCATAGGGAAAGTGGCAGTGGTGGGCAGGACCCGCTGACACTTTGTACTGTCGGAGGGGGATATTTAATTTGGGATTGAGCACCGCTCGCAacaggcacactcacacacagtgtgCCTAAGCAAAGAGACGCTCAGCGCCAAGTCTCAGACCTCCTAAAGTAGGAGCGAGTAAGTAGGAGAACTGTACCAGCTTTCAAAGGAGTAAAGATTCTCCCCCAGGAATTACCGCAAACACTGACCGTGCAAAAGAAGGCAGAACTCGGACAGATTCAACCATGCAACGGCGGTAGCTCTTTTTGATATCCGTAGAGAAATCACCGATGTCATCGAGGTGAAAAGAAACATCAAATTGAAGTGAACTTAAACTGGCTTGTTACCTTTTGCGTTTGATATGCATTTTATTCGCGTCAGTTTAAATTAAGATGTGACTTTTTTTGTTACTTTTTGTACGCAAAAAAAACTGCGCCCTGGAGGAGTATAATTTCGTTTTTTAGAGGTAAATCTGCATTTTGGTTTGGATAGACCTTTTCAACAGGACCGATAAATGGTTCAGCTTGCATAGGTGTGGGAGACTACAGTGGTACGTTTTGCCAAAGAGAAGACATCTGAATACGCATGGACAATTTCAGCAAGGTCCTAAGACTCCAAGCAGAAGGTTGGAATATCGCACTGGAGTCACAGGACACCTCCCGCTCCATGGATTCTGCGCTTGCGTTTGGACTTTCTCAAACCTGAGCGCGCCAAGCAAAGTTGAAAGAAGCCACGTTTATAAAAGTCATGCGTAAAAATAACATTGGCCAAGACAACCGACATTGCCGGAACGGTGAAATGTAGAAGTTGGTGAGGTAGCCTACTCTTTTGTGCACCCCTCTCTATCGGGGCGCTCTGGATCTATTTTTTCTCTGGGAAAGGGGATCTTTATAAAATCATCATTCCATGTGACTCTCGCCTCAGCCACTGTCATCCAGTCTAGACAATTCGCCGTCGCTTTGAGTGTCCCTGGCGTGACCATGACAACCACAATCAACCCAAAGTGCATGTGGGGAAAATAGTGACACGGGAGAGTGGGTGATTTTAGTTTTTCCGTTCTGTTTTGTGCTGTTTTGGGTGAGCCGAAAATTTGtacttattttttttttacaaagagaCACCCTTTTGCGTTCTACAATATTGCATCAGCAAGCAAACGTAAGAGGCATATTGCTAAGGATCCCTAAAAAAGAAACGTCATTCAAACCCGACGTGGTCTATTAAAAGTATCATCTTGCTCGTCTACTTCAACTATTTATGAAGCCCCCGGCTACTCATGTCAAAGAGCACAGTAGCTGTGAAAATCAATAAATATTTAGGCTAATACACGAGAATAGCCTTTACGCAAACAATATAAATATGGCCTTCTCAAAGACGCTACTAGTTTATGTACTGGTATCCATTCACCTTGGAGATTCGCAACATTATCTACGCCTGCGCCCCTCGCCCAGCGAGCATCTTCCCGTGCCAGTCCTCAAGGAGGACCCCGACCCGGAATACGACCCCCGGGAACAGGACTTGGCCGAGAGGACTCTGCGGAAAAAGCTTGGCAGCAACTTTGATCCCAACTTTATGTCCATCAGCTCGCCCATGCTGGTGAATCTCTCCGTACAAGACACCCAGATGAAACTGCAAGGACCCATGCCAAACGAGATTAAAAAACTGGATATCTCAGAGTCCCCCTACGGGAAGCGGGTAAAATTGGGAAAGAAAGCCCGCAGGAAATTTCTGCAGTGGTTGTGGACGTATACGCACTGTCCGGTGGTGTATACCTGGAAGGATTTGGGCGTGAGGTTCTGGCCACGCTACATCAAGGAGGGAAACTGCTTCAATGAGCGATCTTGTTCCTTCCCCGAGGGGATGTTTTGCAAACCTACCAAGTCAATCACCAAGACTTTTCTCCGGTGGTATTGTCAAGGGTTTTTAAGACAGAAATATTGTACGTGGATACCGGTGCAATACCCAATCATCTCAGAGTGTAAGTGCTCTTGCTGAGTTTCGATGGAAGTAGAAGGGTTGGGAAGTGGATTGGAAATATGCGGTTTCTATTGCACTGTAAACTCTGAACAGAGGTGGGCACCATAGCGAATCTATTTTTTTATATCGCATTTGAATTAAAATGCCAACATTGTACATATTTAAGAAAGATGCAGCTATTTTTTGTTAATGAACAGGACCATATTTTATTTCATCCCTGAAACGTGTTTTTGGATGATCCGAAGCACTTCAGAAAGAAGAGCTTTTATTTTTTATGAAAAATGTAAGATGGAACGCATATAACTTCTCCAAGAAGTTAACTTTTTTCAACTGAACATTGATGCTGACTGTTATTTCACTGCAATGCTGCCTAGAGTTTTTGTATGATATTAATATCAATAATAATTCAAATGAAAGttgaggatatatatatatatataaatatatatatatatatatatatatatatatatatatatatatatatatatatatatatatatatatatatatatataaaggcgTGAACTCAGCTTTTGGAATATTGTAGAAAAAAACAAATCTGTACGGTTTATTTATTACTTTAACGATTgtgagtatagaacattatcaGAGAAAATAGCAGAGTATACCAGAAATTATGGGAGATGTCTACTtgaatatttcatttttttttaaataaaaagttAACATATCAGTGTACATGTTATGGTTACACGTTTTAGCAATAAAGTCAATATTTTCAACATGTATTAATGTCGAGCAAGTTGCTTATAAAGTGTGTCCCTGTCCAAGGGGGCGTGTATGGTGGGGGAGAGGAATGGAGTTGCTAAATGCACAGTAAGTCCGAGCTGAAATGAATCGGTAGGGGGACGTTACAAACGCTCCACGCTGTCACTGTGATTTTAGAAACGGGTGATTTACTATGTTGTGTAACTAATGCGCAACACACCTAAAACGCCTCGACAGAACTGGCATTCATTGTTTGAGCCAGCGGAGAAGAGAGCCCTTGCATATCTATCCCCTCTCTCATGCAAATGCTCATTTCTCGGATTCAAGGTGTTAATTAACAGAACTGTAAAATATGATCCAGACATTTCAGACGGTGTCCGATGATGAAATGGCGGGGTATACGGCAAGCCAGGGGCGTCTGTGTCTGTGCTATTCACTGGAAGCTCTGCTACACACAGTTCTACGGGGGGTTGTGTTGAGGTAGAGCAGACAGGCGCCTATTCAAGCCCTATGACAGCATTCGAAAAAAACAAAGACCATTAAACAATGGTCAACTGTTTTTGACGTTACCAGACTATTAATTTGAGAGCGGCTGAGCTGTCTGCAAGTTAAAGAGATATGGTCAATTAAAGCGCCCGAGACACGCATGGAATTACTCCATGAAATCGAGCAACGACTCATTTACTCCAAGTAGGGATTTTATGGTGTTTATATTATTCTTTAAATACAACCAACGACTTAAACAGTCGCCATTACCCAGTGTTTAGAACATGACCAAATGTTCCAAAACTGGAGCTGTATAACTCCCGGAAAACACCATATTGTGCGCCTTTAAGTGATTTGTGTCTTCGCGGGCTGAGATGGATTTGACACATGCCACACGGTTATTGTGACAGATATACTGAAGGGATTTtgtaaggagaggagagcggcAATATGCCAGCGGAAGAGGGGGGCTGCTTTCCTTACTGTCAGCTTCTTTCTTGATGATGTCTCGGGGTTTTGGAAACTGCGTCTCTGACTCGGCGGCGCCACTCAGCCGCCCCCTCTCGACTGTGCAGAATGAAGCACTTTGGGAAACAGTAACCCTTTCAGGCTCTGCCCGGAGTATATTTTAGAAGCGTGTGAAAGGTAATACGCCGCAATGACTCCGTCGAGCTCGGTGCGCAACTAGCTCTGCCTGGCATTCTGGAGCTGTTCGTTTGGGTTCGTTTGGATTCGTCTGTGCCATGACTCCAGTTCCCTTGTTATTTCATATAATTGATATGTAGAATGGTAATACCTCCCCAAATGTAAGGTGTGCATCCTCAAGAAAAGTATGCCCCCGGAAGACAGATCATATGCAATAAACTTGGAGTTCATATGAAAAACAGAAATTACGCACGTGTTCATGTTAAAAACACAGATTATGCAGGGATTTTGTGTTAACTACTTTATGTCTGAAATCTTGCTATTCCGTCATAAAAAGTGCTATACCAATAATTATAGAAAACAGTTGGATCTCAGTGTCATTTTTTAATTTTCACCAAGGGATACAGTACATTggccctccctgtttccctatCAAATTGCGCACGATGGAACGAATTGCGACCATGGAAGGTATGACGCCTGTATGTGGGGAAAACGTGCTAGCCAACCACGAACAACACAGGGGTTCTGAACCCTTTGCTTCAAACCTCAATGGGCACCTTACATTGGGCCTTGCCTAAACTACATCACCAAGACAGATAGTGCACTGGAGTTAACAATGTATCTGGCTGAGTATAGACAGGTTCTGTATATGCCTTGTCTAGTGGAATGCCATACTTTGTCAATGGTTCAACACCCACACACCTACATGACCCTTAGGCTACCCATGAAGTATGTTATTTTACATAACACTCTATAACAAGACATGAACATCTTTTGTCAAGTTCAATGGAAATCCTATGGGCTGACAGGAGGAACTTGACATGATTAACAGTTACAGTGGTGAGGCATGAAAGTGAAAGGGGTCCCCAACAACATTTAAAGTATGCCTGATCATGTGCACTAGTGACATGTCAATGGTTTAGGGCAGTAGGCTATTGATAGGCTGAAGGATTTGTTTGAGTGATTCACTAGTTCTGCATTTGTAAACGACCATACCTGTCATAGGAGCATAGCGATGTCAGTGTTTTGATACCATTTAGACCTAGGTTTTGGAAGTCAGCTATCGGTCTCATCACCATGAAAGGTCATGAATGAAACACGTTCCTTGGTAAGTATCAGCTTTTTTACCACTCTACAGTCACTGTTGATCAACGGTACAGTTTCTCCATCATATTGAATTCTGCCTGAGATGTTGGTGTTTTATAGGGCCACTTTCCCAGACCCAGAAAAAGTCTAATTTCAATGGACTCAAAAGAACGGTCAATGAAGAGTCCCAGCAGTAGGAAACCATCTAGGTTTTTAGTCCAGGAAACCGTCCCATAAATATCCAGAACccgtattcataaagcatctcagagtgcCGGTCTAGGGTCACGTCACTCCTAATACAGGGTTTCCCAACTCTTTCATTGGGTCCCTCGAGATGTTGAACTATTTTATTGTTGTATtccaccccttttttctccccaattttgatcttgtctcatcgctgcaacttcccaacgggctcgggaggcgaaggtcgagtcaagcgtcctccgaaacatgacccgccaaaatGCGCTTCTTAACAACCCCCGCTTTAcgcggaagccagccacaccaatgtgtcggagaaaacaccATTCACCTgatgaccgaggtcagcctgcaggcgcccggcatGCCACAAAGAGTCAGTAGAGCACGGTGAGCCAAGTATAGCCCCctcagccaaaccctcccctaacccggatgacactgggccaattgtgagctgccctatgggactcccgatcacggccggttgtgatacagcccaggagcaaaccagggtctgtagtgacgcatctagcactgcgatgcagttccttagacagctgcgccactcgggagcccctcaCATTTTTTTTGCTTTAATCCTAAACTGACACACCTGGTTCAAttagtcaactaatcatcaagcctttGACTAATTGAACCAAGTGTGCCAGTTTAGGGTTAAAActaaaatgtgaaatgtctgagGGGCCCCAAGGAGAGGGTTGGGAAACCCTTATCTAAAGGGCAAAACTGATCCTGGACCAGCACTCCTCTGAGACAATTTGTGTAATGGGCCCAGGATCTTATGCCTGAGATTTATACGACTGTAAAacgtttctcagtctctctctctctgtgtgtctctctctctctgtgtctctctctttctctcgctctctctctcataatccACATACAGGCAATTTAATCATTTCGGCTTGGGGATTGTTAAGTTAACTATGAGTGGAGTTGACACAATAATGATAAGGACAGCTAAATTATGAGGCCCATCATCATATTAACTAAATGATCATGATAACTTATAGCTGCAGTCGTGAGTGATGGGGATGTGTTGATGCTggttcacaccacacacacacacacacatttattttttGGAAGGCTCAGGATCTACAATGCTTATCCAGTGATAATAAGCAAtagttgatggatggatggatggatgctgacCTGGCTGACAGGGATGCTCATGTGGGTCATGAGGTCCTTGGCAGCACTGCGTAGGTCCTGTAGGAGGCGGTGTGGAGCGCTCTGGACATCCTGGTCCATCTCCAGAGACTCCAAAGAACTGAGGGCCTGCAGCCATTGCCACTCCTAcctgacactcacacacacacacacacgcacacatgcacacgcgcacacgcacacacacacacactccctagtCTCTAGTGTGGCTTTggctggagacagggagagagacacagagacaaagccTGTCACCCCCAAACCCATGGGTGTAGAAGCTTGTGAGTCAGCAGTCCTGAGGTTATTGATGATGACAGGGTATTAGATGGAGAAAAGAGGGAAGAAATACAGAGGGAGGATGATGGGAAAGTATGAGGAGATGCTGATACCGAATGCACCACTTCCGCCGTCTGAGGGTTTGAGCGGATTTCCGCCCTGACCAGGAAACCGTAACCAGTACCCATacggccctgttcaaaagtagtgcttgtgcagtatgtgtatatgtgtgtagtaTATGTGCGTTAAAGTTAGtgtagattgtgtatgtgtttaaGTTTAAGATGTGTgagtgtggtatgtgtgtgtgtgcattgggtGAGATCTGGGTATAGGTGCGTGTGTGTAGTatgactgcatgtgtgtgtgtgtttatgtctggaTGTGCAGGTTTTCCAGATCTAGAACTCACTTCCTGGTGGTCTTTGGATGAGATCCCTGTCTCTGAGCCACCATATGCCGTTCATTTGAGACCCCAACCATCAAATGATGGCATTCACTCACAGAGTTGaaatgtgttgttgtatgtgttgtaagGCTGTTTATTTAACATTGTGTCCTCTCTTCACGTTCACATTGTTACTGTATACCTCCAGTTGGTACTCAGGAAAGATTTCCCGAGTCACTTTGGTAGGAAAAAGTTCAGGTTCTACTCATAACAACATGCATGTTGGTCTTTCTAAAGCCATTTGAGTAGCACACCATGACTTCAATGAACACACAGCTCCACTCTTGGCACACATTGGTTGAGTCAACGCTGTTTCcaagtcatttcaatgaaattacgttgaaccaacgtggaaaagGACGTCTGTGAGCAGTGGGACCATGCATAAAGTAAAAGTAGGACTACTTTGTGTATCTCATGTGTACCAACCTGATATGTCTTCTATACTAACCATTTGCAAATAGCCATCTCTTGACTAAGACTTTAGAAAGCACTATAATATCTCTGtgtatatgtcccaaatggcaccctattccctatatattgcactacttttgaacggggccatatgggtcctggtcaaaagttgtacactataaagggaaacgTGTGGGGGGTGGCACCCTGTATTCTCATGTCCTCAAAGCTCAAAGTGCACACTTCTCTTACATTACCAAACCACTGATGCCTAGTCGAGGAGGTTCCATCCAAAAAATCAGACGTGAGCTGCTTTTCACATGTTGATCTTATATACATTTTTATCAGATACTTAGAGCCAGAGTCATGTTTCCTCAGTAACGCTCAGTGACTTCTCTATTTAAACTCTTGTTAGATGTAACAGATAGCGTAAGCCAAAAGGAAAGGGCTAAAAATAGCCGTTGTGTCTGGAGCCATGCGAAGTGGCTTTCTGCCTGGGAATATGGCATACGCCATGCTCTGTTTCCACGGTTACTCCCTTCTTTTTCATATCCAGGAGTAAATGGCTTTTCCTTTTGCTTTCAATTCTGCCAGAACATAGAAAACGTCAACATTTTGCCTTTATCATGTTTTCTCCAGTCAGGGCTTAAAAACAGTATAAAAGTTAATGGAGCTGTGAGTGTCTAGTGAACCTAGTGGCTGTCTGGTGTTTGACTCATACCCACTACGACAGTCTGGTATCTAAGTTGTAAATGTATAGGCACTTTACCACTATAGACATCCCCTCTGTTGCCTCAAGCAACCAAAAAAGAGACATTCGGTTCCCCATCAAATCACACAAACGTTTACACGGTCTAAAAATGGTATCTGAGGTTTTTGAACCGTGAAGCAACAGACGATGTGGGACCTGTCAAATAGGCCAGCAAGCAAGCACGCACGCaaccacacatacagtggggcaaaaaagtatttagtcagccaccaattgtgcaagttctcccacttaaagatatgagagaggcctgtatttttttttatcataggtacacttcaactatgacagacaaaagtagaaaaaaaatcaagaaaatcacattgtaggatttttaatgaatttatttgcaaattatggtggaaataagtatttggtcaataacaaaagtttctcaatactttgttatataccctttgttggcaatgacagaggtcaaatgttttctgtaagtcttcacaaggttttggcccattcctccatgcatatctcctctagagcagtgatgttttggggctgttgctgggcaacacggactttcaacccCCTCCAAAAAaattctatggggttgagatctggagacttgcTAGGCCACTCCTGGACCTTGAAATggttcttacgaagccactccttcgttgcccgggcggtgtgtttgggatcattgtcatgctgaaagacccagccacatttcattttcaatgcccttgttgatggtaggctttgttactttggtcctggctctctgcaggtcattcactaggtccccccgtgtggttctgggatttttgctcaccgttcttgtgatcattttgaccccacggggtgagatcttgcgtggagccccagatcgaggtaGATTACcattggtcttgtatgtcttccatttcctaataattgctcccacagttgatttcttcaaaccaagctgcttacctattgcagattcagtcttcccagcctggtgcaggtttacaattttgtttctgatgtcctttgacagctctttggtcttggccatagtggagtttggagtgtgactgtttgaggttgtggacaggtgtcttttatactgataacaagttcaaacaggtgcctttaatacaggtaacgaatggaggacagaggagcctcttaaagaagaagttacagttctgtgagagccagaaatcttgcttgtttgtaggtgaccaaatacttattttaccaccataatttgcatataaattcataaaaaatccccTACAATATAATTTTCtacatttttttcctcattttgtctgtcatagtttaagtgtacctatgatgaaaattacaggcctctcatctttttaagtgggagagcttgcacaattggtggctgaccaaatacttttttgccccactgtatgtatggacacacacacacaacgtctgAGGTTTGATAACCTCATCATCCTGACATTAACACTTACCACCAGCACACAATAACACACGTAAGGTGTTTTTTTCTGTGTTCCTCAAGATTCAATTTAATCACCTCCCATAATTCTAACGACAAACACGGGTACTTTGGAAACCACCGTCTAAGTTGTTTACCAGCCCACTAAAGTCCAACAAGACTGCTTCAGGCTGGGGGCAGAGAGATATAGGCTACACACTTCAGTTTTCCTCCATTAGATTGTATATGTTACATATCCTTCTCTCGGCTCCTGATTGCAGTTAAGTGAAGTCGTCCAGTCCTCCCCTCCCTACGCCCCTCCCTACGCCCTCTCCATACCGCGGCTGTCTCCCAGTGCCCCTCTGTGTGCATGGTTGGCATGCCGAGAATGTTTACCTTCGCCACAGTGTGTATTTACAGAGCCTAATAGTTTTTTAGGCCATGATGGCGCCTCGCTCCGAAACATGTGTACACCCCCCAAACAACAAATCAAACCTCTCGCTTGTGGAGTTTTGCaaccacttgtgtgtgtgtgtctgcgcacCAAGTATGTGAGACTGTGTATGCACCACGGCAAAGAGCACATATTTCACGATAGAATGATTCATGACACACTTCTGACTGTATGTAAAGGTAAATAACACCCTAGAAGAAGGCAGGTGTTAGAATGTGTACATGCTGGGTCCGTTCATGTGAGCATGCTGGGTCCGTTCATGTGAGCATACTGGGTCTGTTCATGTGAGCATGCTGGGTCCGTTCATGTGAGCATGCTGGGTCCGTTCATGTGAACATACTGGGTCCGTTCATGTGAGCATGCTGGGTCCGTTCATGT encodes:
- the LOC135525191 gene encoding noggin-2-like; amino-acid sequence: MAFSKTLLVYVLVSIHLGDSQHYLRLRPSPSEHLPVPVLKEDPDPEYDPREQDLAERTLRKKLGSNFDPNFMSISSPMLVNLSVQDTQMKLQGPMPNEIKKLDISESPYGKRVKLGKKARRKFLQWLWTYTHCPVVYTWKDLGVRFWPRYIKEGNCFNERSCSFPEGMFCKPTKSITKTFLRWYCQGFLRQKYCTWIPVQYPIISECKCSC